One genomic region from Conexibacter woesei DSM 14684 encodes:
- a CDS encoding prephenate dehydrogenase/arogenate dehydrogenase family protein, which translates to MRASIIGVGLIGGSIGLAARERLGAEVTGWDPSPAAVETACARGALDRGAGSLEAAVADAQVVFVAAPVGALAETVERVLRAIPPDCVVTDVGSTKRSVVAAVADPRFVGGHPLAGAETAGVEHARADLFQDAVWYLTPTETTTGTLFERLHRLLRELGAKPTAIDAATHDHMLAAVSHLPHVVANVLVAQAARALEDESEQLPATGPSFRDATRVAGANSAIWTDIYLANRDALIERIDDATRRLGEFRALLSAADADGVTAWNDAAREDRRRLLEAQLAGGTVHELRASVPNEPGVVARLALELGRAGVNITDMALYPAPNQAEGVVALWIAGDEPAERALALIAEQGFPVARA; encoded by the coding sequence TTGCGCGCATCGATCATCGGCGTGGGCCTGATCGGCGGGTCGATCGGGCTCGCGGCGCGCGAGCGGCTCGGCGCCGAGGTGACCGGGTGGGACCCGTCGCCGGCGGCGGTCGAGACCGCCTGCGCGCGCGGCGCGCTCGACCGCGGCGCGGGCTCGCTCGAAGCGGCGGTCGCGGACGCGCAGGTCGTCTTCGTCGCCGCGCCCGTCGGCGCGCTCGCCGAGACGGTCGAGCGCGTGCTGCGCGCGATCCCGCCGGACTGCGTCGTGACCGACGTCGGCTCGACCAAGCGCAGCGTCGTCGCCGCGGTCGCGGACCCGCGCTTCGTCGGCGGTCACCCGCTCGCGGGTGCCGAGACGGCCGGCGTCGAGCATGCGCGCGCCGACCTGTTCCAGGACGCCGTCTGGTACCTGACGCCGACCGAGACGACGACCGGCACGCTGTTCGAGCGGCTCCACCGGCTGCTGCGCGAGCTGGGCGCGAAGCCGACCGCGATCGACGCCGCGACGCACGACCACATGCTCGCGGCCGTCTCGCACCTGCCGCACGTCGTCGCCAACGTGCTCGTCGCACAGGCGGCGCGCGCGCTGGAGGACGAGTCCGAGCAGCTGCCGGCGACGGGCCCGAGCTTCCGCGACGCGACGCGCGTGGCGGGTGCCAACAGCGCGATCTGGACCGACATCTACCTCGCCAACCGCGATGCGCTGATCGAACGGATCGACGACGCGACCAGGCGCCTGGGCGAGTTCCGCGCGCTGCTGAGCGCCGCCGACGCGGACGGCGTGACCGCATGGAACGACGCGGCGAGGGAAGATCGCAGGCGCCTGCTGGAAGCCCAGCTCGCCGGCGGGACGGTGCACGAGCTGCGCGCGTCGGTCCCGAACGAGCCGGGCGTCGTCGCGCGGCTCGCGCTGGAGCTGGGACGCGCGGGCGTCAACATCACCGACATGGCGCTGTACCCGGCGCCCAATCAAGCGGAGGGCGTCGTGGCATTGTGGATCGCAGGGGACGAGCCGGCCGAGCGAGCGCTCGCGTTGATCGCCGAGCAGGGCTTCCCGGTGGCGCGCGCGTGA
- the aroF gene encoding 3-deoxy-7-phosphoheptulonate synthase, whose amino-acid sequence MMIVMKQDATEEEIQAVIERVEGAGARAHRINGEELTVIGALGDREHVQKLELEGSPGVEKLLPIQKPYKLASSQIRHGEPSVLEIGGRKIGGDNFALIAGPCTVESREQTLGTAATVAAAGVTLFRGGAYKPRTSPYAFHGLGQEGLRLLAEAKRETGLPIVTELMDVRDLEPVLEVADVIQIGARNMQNYTLLTELGRAGRPVLLKRGLSATLEELLNASEYILKEGNEAVMLCERGIRTFETAYRFTLDLTAVPVLKELTHLPIIVDPSHAAGRRDLVQPLSLAAAAVGADGIIVEVHPNPDEAICDGPQQLVAAEFAAYAEKVAQAAAVAGKTISTLAAEATAA is encoded by the coding sequence ATGATGATCGTGATGAAGCAGGACGCGACCGAGGAAGAGATCCAGGCCGTCATCGAGCGCGTCGAGGGCGCGGGCGCCCGCGCGCACCGCATCAACGGCGAGGAGCTGACGGTGATCGGCGCCCTCGGCGACCGCGAGCACGTCCAGAAGCTGGAGCTGGAGGGTTCACCCGGGGTCGAGAAGCTGCTCCCGATCCAGAAGCCTTACAAGCTCGCCTCGTCGCAGATCCGCCACGGCGAGCCGAGCGTCCTCGAGATCGGTGGCCGCAAGATCGGCGGCGACAACTTCGCGCTGATCGCCGGCCCCTGCACGGTCGAGTCGCGCGAGCAGACGCTCGGCACCGCCGCGACGGTCGCCGCCGCCGGCGTCACGCTCTTCCGCGGCGGCGCGTACAAGCCGCGCACGTCCCCTTACGCCTTCCACGGCCTCGGGCAGGAGGGGCTGCGGCTGCTCGCCGAGGCCAAGCGGGAGACCGGCCTGCCGATCGTCACCGAGCTGATGGACGTGCGCGACCTCGAGCCCGTGCTGGAGGTCGCCGACGTGATCCAGATCGGCGCGCGCAACATGCAGAACTACACGCTCCTGACCGAGCTCGGCCGCGCCGGCCGCCCGGTCCTGCTCAAGCGCGGTCTGTCGGCGACGCTGGAGGAGCTGCTGAACGCCTCCGAGTACATCCTCAAGGAGGGCAACGAGGCGGTGATGCTGTGCGAGCGCGGGATCCGCACGTTCGAGACCGCCTACCGCTTCACGCTCGACCTGACCGCGGTGCCGGTGCTGAAGGAGCTGACGCACCTGCCGATCATCGTCGACCCGTCGCACGCCGCCGGCCGGCGCGACCTCGTGCAGCCGCTGTCGCTGGCCGCCGCCGCGGTCGGCGCCGACGGCATCATCGTCGAGGTCCACCCGAACCCCGACGAGGCGATCTGCGACGGACCTCAGCAGCTCGTCGCGGCCGAGTTCGCCGCCTACGCGGAGAAGGTCGCGCAGGCCGCGGCCGTCGCCGGCAAGACGATCTCGACCCTGGCCGCCGAGGCCACGGCCGCCTGA
- the hisC gene encoding histidinol-phosphate transaminase has translation MAIEFTEKIRRIPVYPTAGGYSLGDEFAMLASNEAPFGPMPGVVEAATGAIQNANRYPDPSNLSLRRALAARFDFMPERIAIGAGSCDILLSAAEALLEPGAEVVYSWPSFSVYPQMAAATGARAVVVPLDEEDRYDLDAMLAEITAATRLVLLCNPNNPTGTALPLDAIEAFVAAVPRHVCVIVDQAYGEFSVLDDPDASVSLARRYPNVVLLRTFSKVYGLAGMRVGYALCGDERFRVAVEQVRQPFFCNAVGQAAAEAALLRQDVVTQRVEETVANRLEMEEGLREMGLKVAESQANFIWHSLGDGDEQEILDGLRERKVLIRSGGALGRAGWARTTIGTAAENRRFLAALRELVQQPV, from the coding sequence ATGGCCATCGAATTCACCGAGAAGATCCGCCGCATCCCCGTCTACCCGACCGCGGGCGGCTACTCGCTCGGCGACGAGTTCGCGATGCTCGCGAGCAACGAGGCGCCGTTCGGGCCGATGCCCGGCGTCGTCGAGGCCGCGACGGGCGCGATACAGAACGCGAACCGCTACCCGGACCCGTCGAACCTGTCGCTGCGCAGAGCGCTCGCGGCGCGCTTCGACTTCATGCCCGAGCGGATCGCGATAGGCGCCGGCTCCTGCGACATCCTGCTCAGCGCCGCCGAGGCGCTGCTGGAGCCCGGGGCGGAGGTCGTCTACTCGTGGCCGTCGTTCTCGGTCTACCCGCAGATGGCCGCCGCGACCGGCGCGCGCGCCGTCGTCGTCCCGCTCGACGAGGAGGACCGCTACGACCTCGACGCGATGCTCGCCGAGATCACCGCCGCGACGCGGCTGGTGCTGCTCTGCAACCCGAACAACCCGACCGGCACAGCGCTCCCGCTGGACGCGATCGAGGCATTCGTGGCGGCGGTCCCGAGACACGTCTGCGTGATCGTCGACCAGGCCTACGGCGAGTTCTCGGTGCTCGACGACCCGGACGCGTCGGTGTCGCTCGCGCGCCGCTATCCGAACGTCGTCCTGCTGCGCACGTTCTCGAAGGTCTACGGCCTCGCCGGCATGCGCGTCGGCTACGCGCTGTGCGGCGACGAGCGCTTCCGCGTCGCCGTCGAGCAGGTGCGCCAGCCGTTCTTCTGCAACGCCGTCGGTCAGGCGGCGGCTGAAGCCGCGCTGCTGCGGCAGGACGTCGTGACGCAGCGCGTCGAGGAGACCGTCGCCAACCGCCTCGAGATGGAGGAGGGGCTGCGCGAGATGGGCCTGAAGGTCGCCGAGTCGCAGGCGAACTTCATCTGGCACTCGCTCGGCGACGGCGACGAGCAGGAGATCCTCGACGGACTCAGAGAGCGCAAGGTGCTGATCCGCTCCGGCGGTGCGCTCGGCCGCGCGGGCTGGGCCCGCACGACGATCGGCACGGCCGCCGAGAACCGCCGCTTCCTCGCCGCGCTGCGCGAGCTGGTCCAGCAGCCGGTCTAG
- a CDS encoding RecQ family ATP-dependent DNA helicase translates to MQRALSSLAAVLADPAAPGAADALAQLRARWPELAPEEREALTPLAKLAAQRVAAAAPAAVAPVDDDLAYLDSLVAPDEDDDLGRFDSEPRSFAGPQHQQTTAPQPATAPAAPPSGALFDMPAAPAVARTPRGEDVTPESLLGLLGLSTFRPGQREAVDAALDGRDALVVMPTGGGKSLCYQLPALASDDLTVVVSPLIALMRDQCARLTDLGHPAVMLASGGDGEANRAALDAIRDGSATVCFAAPERFASPAFRSAIARRAIALFVVDEAHCVSEWGHDFRPDYLRLASVIAELGHPPTMACTATATPKVAEEIVARLGLREPERVRSGFDRPNISFDVLPFDGEGSVARKRATLVAGVTMDENRPAVVYCGTRRSTEEIAELLDGAGMKTVGYHAGMNAQQRSLRQDAFMRGDVDVVVATNAFGMGVDKADVRSVWHWALPSSLEAYYQEAGRAGRDGAPARAVLLASRSDLGRLVRFIREAEVTPGQVSGLVERLRMRAESDGAVELDAGDDRDRVALAVAERAGALTLAPGGGGRIRATLTSGGLDRTRVAQLCRAATDRRWQSYRSIERYAATGDRCRRRQLLDHFGDPTEGAPSGRCCDVHDSPDWLPPIRVAAKRARGSAPADDGPPVSDDALAPLKAWRRERADGKPAYTVANDATLREIVRRRPRTAAELLDIRGIGPSFVDKHAASLLELLGSS, encoded by the coding sequence GTGCAGCGCGCGCTCAGCTCTCTCGCCGCCGTCCTCGCCGACCCCGCCGCGCCCGGCGCCGCCGACGCGCTCGCGCAGCTGCGCGCCCGCTGGCCCGAGCTGGCGCCCGAGGAGCGCGAGGCGCTGACCCCGCTCGCGAAGCTGGCCGCGCAGCGCGTGGCGGCTGCCGCGCCGGCCGCGGTCGCCCCGGTCGACGATGACCTCGCGTACCTCGACAGCCTCGTCGCCCCCGACGAGGACGACGACCTCGGCCGCTTCGACAGCGAGCCGCGGTCGTTTGCTGGTCCCCAGCACCAGCAAACGACCGCGCCTCAGCCGGCGACCGCGCCGGCCGCTCCGCCGAGCGGCGCGCTGTTCGACATGCCGGCGGCGCCGGCGGTGGCGCGCACGCCGCGCGGGGAGGACGTGACGCCGGAGAGTCTGCTGGGACTGCTCGGGCTCTCCACGTTCCGGCCAGGGCAGCGCGAGGCGGTCGACGCCGCGCTCGACGGCCGCGACGCGCTCGTCGTGATGCCGACCGGCGGCGGCAAGAGCCTCTGCTACCAGCTGCCCGCGCTCGCCAGCGACGACCTGACCGTCGTCGTCTCGCCGCTGATCGCGCTGATGCGCGACCAGTGCGCGCGGCTGACCGACCTCGGCCACCCGGCGGTGATGCTCGCCTCCGGCGGCGACGGCGAGGCCAACCGCGCCGCGCTCGACGCGATCCGCGACGGCTCCGCGACCGTCTGCTTCGCCGCGCCGGAGCGGTTCGCCTCGCCCGCCTTCCGCAGCGCGATCGCCCGCCGCGCGATCGCGCTGTTCGTCGTCGACGAGGCGCACTGCGTGAGCGAGTGGGGCCACGACTTCCGCCCCGACTACCTGCGGCTCGCCTCGGTCATCGCCGAGCTGGGCCACCCGCCGACGATGGCGTGCACGGCGACCGCGACGCCGAAGGTCGCGGAGGAGATCGTCGCGCGGCTCGGCCTGCGCGAGCCCGAGCGCGTCCGCTCAGGCTTCGACCGGCCGAACATCTCGTTCGACGTGCTGCCGTTCGACGGCGAGGGCTCCGTCGCGCGCAAGCGGGCGACGCTCGTCGCCGGCGTGACGATGGACGAGAACCGCCCGGCGGTCGTCTACTGCGGCACGCGCAGAAGCACCGAGGAGATCGCCGAGCTGCTCGACGGAGCCGGGATGAAGACCGTCGGGTATCACGCCGGCATGAACGCCCAGCAGCGCTCGCTGCGTCAGGACGCGTTCATGCGCGGGGACGTCGACGTCGTCGTCGCCACGAACGCGTTCGGGATGGGCGTCGACAAGGCCGACGTGCGCTCGGTCTGGCACTGGGCGCTCCCCTCCAGCCTCGAGGCGTACTACCAGGAGGCCGGCCGCGCCGGGCGCGACGGGGCGCCGGCGCGGGCGGTCCTGCTCGCCTCGCGCTCGGACCTCGGCCGCCTCGTCCGCTTCATCAGAGAGGCCGAGGTCACGCCCGGCCAGGTCAGCGGGCTGGTCGAGCGGCTGCGGATGCGGGCGGAGAGCGACGGCGCGGTCGAGCTGGACGCCGGCGACGATCGCGACCGCGTCGCGCTGGCGGTGGCGGAGCGCGCCGGCGCGCTGACGCTCGCGCCCGGTGGCGGCGGGCGGATCCGCGCGACGCTGACCTCCGGCGGCCTCGACCGCACGCGCGTCGCGCAGCTGTGCCGTGCCGCGACCGACCGCCGCTGGCAGTCCTACCGCTCGATCGAGCGCTACGCCGCGACCGGCGACCGCTGCCGCCGCCGGCAGCTGCTCGACCACTTCGGCGACCCGACCGAGGGCGCGCCGAGCGGCCGCTGCTGCGACGTCCACGACAGCCCGGACTGGCTCCCGCCGATCAGAGTCGCGGCCAAGCGCGCCCGTGGAAGCGCACCCGCCGACGACGGCCCGCCGGTCTCCGACGACGCGCTCGCGCCGCTGAAGGCGTGGCGCCGCGAGCGCGCCGACGGCAAACCGGCGTACACGGTCGCCAACGACGCGACGCTGCGCGAGATCGTCCGCCGCCGGCCGCGCACAGCGGCCGAGCTGCTCGACATCAGAGGCATCGGCCCGTCGTTCGTCGACAAGCACGCCGCCTCGCTGCTGGAGCTGCTCGGCTCCTCCTGA
- the aroH gene encoding chorismate mutase, protein MRLFALRGATTVEDNDAEAILSATDELMHELMERNALTADAMVSCIFTLTDDLDAQFPAVAARRMGLSRVPLMCAREVPVPGALPRVIRVMVHYYAEPDHVSSHVYLRGARVLRTDLESAQ, encoded by the coding sequence ATGCGGCTCTTCGCGCTTCGCGGCGCCACCACCGTCGAGGACAACGACGCCGAGGCGATCCTGTCGGCCACCGACGAGCTGATGCACGAGCTGATGGAGCGCAACGCGCTCACCGCCGACGCGATGGTCAGCTGCATCTTCACGCTGACCGACGACCTCGACGCGCAGTTCCCCGCCGTCGCCGCGCGGCGGATGGGGCTCAGCAGAGTGCCGCTGATGTGCGCGCGCGAGGTGCCGGTGCCGGGCGCGCTGCCGCGCGTCATACGCGTGATGGTCCACTACTACGCCGAGCCCGACCACGTGTCGAGCCACGTCTACCTGCGTGGCGCGCGCGTGCTGCGGACCGACCTCGAGTCGGCGCAGTAG
- a CDS encoding haloacid dehalogenase-like hydrolase, which translates to MSAAPVVLFDLDGVLTRRDTYAAFVTRRIVRGPLRLLLALPLVPLMLLPTTRRQAGAVLVRLSLVGLSVARYRELARAFGARLAVTPRAVHADCVAAIHRHRADGARVVVVTACEESVARALLDGLGLGEVELVGSRLRRSGRRWEVALHNLGDEKPRQLQARGIVPPWETAYSDHAVDLPMLRDARVAVLVNPSDAFVARARRELPAEVRTVRWSA; encoded by the coding sequence GTGAGCGCCGCGCCGGTCGTCCTGTTCGACCTCGACGGCGTGCTCACGCGCCGCGACACCTACGCCGCGTTCGTGACGCGTCGGATCGTCCGCGGCCCGCTGCGGCTGCTGCTCGCGCTCCCGCTTGTGCCGCTGATGCTGCTGCCGACGACGCGCCGGCAGGCGGGCGCCGTGCTCGTGCGGCTGTCGCTCGTCGGTCTGTCGGTCGCGCGCTACCGCGAGCTGGCGCGGGCGTTCGGCGCCCGGCTGGCGGTCACCCCGCGCGCCGTCCACGCCGACTGCGTCGCCGCGATCCACCGCCACCGCGCCGACGGCGCCCGCGTCGTCGTCGTGACCGCGTGCGAGGAGTCGGTCGCGCGGGCGCTGCTGGACGGACTCGGCCTCGGCGAGGTCGAGCTGGTCGGCTCGCGGCTGCGCCGCAGCGGCCGCCGCTGGGAGGTCGCGCTCCACAACCTCGGCGACGAGAAGCCGCGCCAGCTGCAGGCGCGCGGGATCGTCCCGCCGTGGGAGACCGCCTACAGCGACCACGCCGTCGACCTGCCGATGCTGCGCGACGCGCGCGTCGCCGTCCTCGTCAACCCCTCCGACGCGTTCGTCGCGCGCGCCCGCCGGGAGCTGCCGGCGGAGGTGCGGACGGTGCGCTGGTCGGCCTGA
- a CDS encoding pseudouridine synthase produces the protein MRLAKFLAHAGVASRRASEQLIAEGRIAVGGEIVLDPARDVDASSGVTYDGEPVRGEEPRVVYALHKPAGVVSTAADTHGRRTVTELVPQGRRLYPVGRLDADSTGLILLTNDGELANRLTHPRFEVPKTYRATVGGPQIGDRTLRQLREGVRLEDGMTAPARVRRLSAHVLELTIHEGRKRQVRRMCEEVGHPVKSLVRTQFGPLSLGDLGTGRSRRLTAREVRELAEAANA, from the coding sequence ATGCGCCTCGCCAAGTTCCTCGCCCACGCCGGCGTCGCCTCGCGACGCGCCTCCGAGCAGCTGATCGCCGAAGGGCGGATCGCCGTCGGCGGCGAGATCGTGCTCGACCCGGCCCGCGACGTCGACGCCTCCAGCGGCGTGACGTACGACGGCGAGCCGGTCCGCGGCGAGGAGCCGCGCGTCGTCTACGCGCTGCACAAGCCGGCCGGCGTCGTCTCGACGGCGGCCGACACGCACGGCCGCCGCACCGTCACCGAGCTGGTCCCGCAGGGGCGGCGGCTCTACCCGGTCGGCCGGCTCGACGCCGACTCGACCGGCCTGATCCTGCTGACCAACGACGGCGAGCTGGCGAACCGCCTGACGCACCCGCGTTTCGAGGTGCCGAAGACCTACCGCGCGACCGTCGGCGGCCCGCAGATCGGCGACCGCACGCTGCGCCAGTTGCGCGAGGGCGTCCGGCTGGAGGACGGGATGACCGCGCCCGCGCGCGTCCGACGGCTCTCGGCGCACGTGCTGGAGCTGACGATCCACGAGGGTCGCAAGCGCCAGGTGCGGCGGATGTGCGAAGAGGTCGGCCACCCGGTCAAGTCGCTCGTGCGGACGCAGTTCGGGCCGCTCTCGCTCGGCGACCTCGGCACCGGCCGCTCGCGCCGGCTGACCGCGAGAGAGGTGCGCGAGCTGGCGGAGGCGGCGAACGCGTGA
- the rlmN gene encoding 23S rRNA (adenine(2503)-C(2))-methyltransferase RlmN, producing MDLDLLDRTLADEDQPRFRAKQVWEWTARGAAGYEEMTNLPAALRATLAERVPFSSLTLQHEAHASDGTVKALFSTHDGRAVEAVLMRYKDGRRSLCLSSQSGCPLTCTFCATGTMKFGRNLTASEILDQALHFRRIEEVDHCVFMGMGEPMMNLDHVLAACRALPSIGITHRRTAISTVGWIPGIERLTDSEMPIRLALSLHAPDEALRSQIMPVNDRYPLRDVLRACRDFYEKKRRMVFIEYVMLGGVNDGYAQALQLARLLEPWMFKVNLIPYNPTDSIYDGSSREAIETFRAVLEEHGISATVRLTRGRDIDAACGQLAVKAGAA from the coding sequence ATGGATCTCGACCTGCTCGACAGAACCCTCGCCGACGAGGACCAGCCCCGCTTCCGCGCCAAGCAGGTGTGGGAGTGGACAGCCAGAGGCGCCGCCGGCTACGAGGAGATGACGAACCTCCCGGCCGCGCTGCGCGCGACGCTCGCCGAGCGCGTGCCGTTCTCCTCGCTGACGCTCCAGCACGAGGCGCACGCCAGCGACGGCACCGTCAAGGCGCTCTTCTCGACGCACGACGGCCGCGCCGTCGAGGCCGTCCTCATGCGCTACAAGGACGGACGCCGCTCGCTCTGCCTCTCGTCGCAGTCGGGCTGCCCGCTGACGTGCACGTTCTGCGCGACCGGCACGATGAAGTTCGGCCGCAACCTGACCGCGTCGGAGATCCTCGACCAGGCGCTCCACTTCCGCCGCATCGAGGAGGTCGACCACTGCGTCTTCATGGGCATGGGCGAGCCGATGATGAACCTCGACCACGTGCTGGCGGCGTGCAGAGCACTCCCGAGCATCGGCATCACGCACCGCCGCACGGCGATCTCGACGGTCGGCTGGATCCCGGGAATCGAGCGGCTGACCGACAGCGAGATGCCGATCCGCCTCGCGCTCTCGCTGCACGCGCCAGACGAGGCGCTGCGCTCGCAGATCATGCCCGTCAACGACCGCTATCCGCTCAGAGACGTGCTGAGAGCGTGCCGCGACTTCTACGAGAAGAAGCGGCGGATGGTCTTCATCGAGTACGTGATGCTCGGCGGCGTCAACGACGGCTACGCGCAGGCGCTCCAGCTCGCGAGACTGCTCGAACCGTGGATGTTCAAGGTCAACCTGATCCCGTACAACCCGACCGACTCGATCTACGACGGCTCCAGCCGCGAGGCGATCGAGACGTTCCGCGCCGTGCTCGAAGAGCACGGCATCTCTGCGACGGTCCGACTCACGCGCGGTCGCGACATCGACGCCGCCTGCGGCCAGCTGGCCGTCAAGGCCGGCGCGGCGTGA
- the scpB gene encoding SMC-Scp complex subunit ScpB, translating to MRLDSDTAELERLVEALLFLSSDPVEAAALAEAAEHDLDEVEAALAALGAHYEAERRGIVLRELAGGWVLASSPHAEDAARRLFGKPRTPPLTPAQAETLAVVAYLQPVSRPEIARIRGVNAESAAATLIERGVIEEAGRSQFGAVLYRTTELFLRLFGLRALDELPDVTAWDPSPEVAANIRDRLLRAGEARLGVPTAAQPAEGREGPSAVEPADGGDDDEAPAAPVIPITPNPAA from the coding sequence GTGAGACTCGATTCCGACACCGCCGAGCTGGAGCGCCTCGTCGAGGCGCTGCTGTTCCTCTCCAGCGACCCGGTCGAGGCCGCGGCGCTGGCGGAGGCGGCGGAGCACGACCTCGACGAGGTCGAGGCAGCGCTCGCCGCGCTCGGCGCCCACTACGAGGCCGAGCGGCGCGGGATCGTCCTGCGCGAGCTGGCCGGCGGCTGGGTGCTCGCGTCGAGCCCGCACGCCGAGGACGCGGCGCGCCGCCTGTTCGGCAAGCCGCGCACGCCGCCGCTGACGCCCGCGCAGGCGGAGACGCTGGCGGTGGTCGCGTACCTGCAGCCGGTCTCGCGCCCCGAGATCGCCCGCATCCGCGGCGTGAACGCCGAGTCGGCCGCCGCGACGCTGATCGAGCGCGGCGTGATCGAGGAGGCCGGCCGCTCGCAGTTCGGCGCCGTGCTCTATCGCACGACCGAGCTGTTCCTGCGCCTGTTCGGGCTCAGAGCGCTCGACGAGCTGCCGGACGTGACCGCGTGGGATCCCTCGCCCGAGGTCGCGGCGAACATCCGCGATCGCCTGCTGCGCGCGGGCGAGGCGCGTCTCGGCGTCCCGACCGCCGCCCAGCCCGCCGAGGGTCGCGAGGGGCCGTCCGCGGTGGAGCCGGCCGACGGGGGCGACGACGACGAGGCGCCGGCCGCGCCCGTCATCCCGATCACGCCGAACCCGGCAGCGTAG
- a CDS encoding segregation and condensation protein A has protein sequence MRAADLDLDLDVFAGPFDLLLTLVLREEVDLLEVDLADVVLTYIDFLEARGELDLELATEFLVLIAALLELKSRLMLPGEEDELVDLQPGEAAEELLARLLEAHRYRGAAEFLTRRLDEQSGYRFRHAPLPRELRRGTLDDSRPVYDPELLGKAIGGMLRMPAEISLSHVTIQRVTVVERLRHLRSLLGRGRFSFDEAVARADRVTVAVTIWALLELYKRGEATWEQDEPFADITVEARSESPWPDVVTTAEAIGA, from the coding sequence ATGCGCGCCGCGGATCTCGACCTCGACCTGGACGTCTTCGCCGGTCCCTTCGACCTGCTGCTGACGCTCGTCCTGCGCGAGGAGGTCGACCTGCTCGAAGTCGACCTCGCCGACGTCGTCCTCACCTACATCGACTTCCTCGAGGCGCGCGGCGAGCTGGACCTCGAGCTGGCGACCGAGTTCCTCGTCCTGATCGCCGCGCTGCTGGAGCTGAAGTCGCGCTTGATGCTGCCCGGCGAGGAGGACGAGCTGGTCGACCTCCAGCCCGGCGAGGCGGCCGAGGAACTGCTCGCGCGGCTGCTGGAGGCGCACCGCTACCGCGGCGCCGCCGAGTTCCTCACGCGCCGGCTCGACGAGCAGTCCGGCTACCGCTTCCGCCACGCTCCGCTGCCCAGAGAGCTGCGCCGCGGCACGCTCGACGACTCGCGGCCGGTCTATGACCCCGAACTGCTCGGGAAGGCGATCGGCGGCATGCTGCGGATGCCGGCCGAGATCTCGCTCAGCCACGTGACGATCCAGAGAGTCACCGTCGTCGAGCGGCTCAGACACCTGCGCAGCCTGCTCGGCCGCGGCCGCTTCTCGTTCGACGAGGCGGTCGCGAGAGCGGACCGCGTCACCGTCGCCGTGACGATCTGGGCGCTGCTGGAGCTGTACAAGCGCGGCGAGGCGACGTGGGAGCAGGACGAGCCGTTCGCCGACATCACCGTCGAAGCGCGCAGCGAGTCGCCGTGGCCGGACGTCGTCACGACGGCCGAGGCGATCGGCGCGTGA
- a CDS encoding nitroreductase/quinone reductase family protein: MTVKRAIVSTFQNRIANPLIKRLLARGWVPPGYALLETTGRRSGLPRQTPVGDGLVGEQFWIVAEHGAHAAYVRNIAADPRVRVRVREGRRQLWRSGTAHVLPDDDARERQRWLAGTGPGRAANARAVRAFGTDLTTVRIDLDPR, encoded by the coding sequence ATGACCGTGAAGCGCGCCATCGTGTCGACGTTCCAGAACCGCATCGCGAACCCGCTGATCAAGCGCCTGCTGGCGCGCGGATGGGTCCCGCCGGGCTACGCGCTGCTGGAGACGACCGGCCGCAGAAGCGGGCTCCCGCGCCAGACGCCGGTCGGCGACGGGCTCGTCGGCGAGCAGTTCTGGATCGTCGCCGAGCATGGCGCGCACGCCGCGTACGTGCGCAACATCGCCGCCGACCCGCGCGTGCGCGTACGGGTTCGCGAGGGCCGCAGACAGCTCTGGCGCAGCGGGACCGCGCACGTCCTGCCCGACGACGACGCGCGCGAGCGCCAGCGCTGGCTGGCGGGCACCGGCCCCGGCCGTGCCGCGAACGCCCGCGCGGTGCGCGCGTTCGGGACCGATCTGACGACGGTGCGGATCGACCTCGACCCGCGCTGA